The following coding sequences lie in one Capnocytophaga stomatis genomic window:
- a CDS encoding O-methyltransferase has translation MHFLPEKIENYATQHSENEPELLQELSRRTHLNVLQPRMLSGHFQGRVLSLLSKIVQPKTILEIGTYTGYATLCLAEGLRKDGILHTIDIKEELQDLQREFFDRSGKGNQIIQHLGQAIDIIPKLETTFDLVFIDADKQNYANYFDLVINKMNSGGIILSDNVLWSGKVVEEVKPNDKQTKALLAYNQKLKEDSRVETVLLPIRDGLTVSRVI, from the coding sequence ATGCATTTTTTGCCTGAAAAAATAGAAAATTACGCAACACAACATTCTGAAAACGAACCTGAATTACTGCAAGAACTATCACGCCGTACACATTTAAACGTTCTGCAACCAAGAATGTTAAGTGGTCATTTTCAAGGGCGTGTACTAAGTTTACTATCAAAAATTGTTCAGCCGAAAACTATTCTGGAAATCGGAACATATACCGGATACGCCACACTTTGCTTGGCAGAAGGCTTGCGAAAAGACGGGATTTTGCATACAATTGACATAAAAGAAGAATTACAAGACTTACAAAGAGAATTTTTCGACCGAAGTGGAAAAGGAAATCAAATTATTCAGCATTTAGGACAGGCAATCGACATTATCCCTAAATTGGAAACGACCTTTGATTTGGTTTTCATCGATGCTGACAAACAAAATTATGCTAATTATTTTGATTTGGTTATCAATAAAATGAATTCGGGAGGAATAATTCTTTCGGACAATGTGCTTTGGAGCGGAAAAGTAGTAGAAGAAGTCAAACCAAACGACAAACAAACCAAAGCCTTGTTGGCTTACAATCAAAAATTGAAAGAAGATTCACGTGTGGAAACTGTGCTTCTGCCTATCCGCGACGGATTAACCGTGTCGCGAGTGATTTAA
- a CDS encoding peptidylprolyl isomerase — MQNGIYAKFKTTKGEILVKLTHDKTPGTVGNFVALAEGKQKNSSKPLGEPYYNGLKFHRVISDFMIQGGCPLGTGTGNPGYQFDDEFVSDLKHNKPGILSMANAGPGTNGSQFFITHVPTPWLDGKHTVFGEVVEGQNVVDSIAQGDKIEEISIFRVGEEAEKWDAVQAFENFNAEKEKRVAESRKKAEQALASETEGFEKTESGLFYKITSKGNGKQAQAGDEVAVHYTGMLLDKTVFDSSYRRNQPLNFTVGVGQVIEGWDEGILLLREGDKARFVIPADLAYGSRGAGGIIPPNAPLIFDVELVKVID, encoded by the coding sequence ATGCAAAACGGAATTTATGCAAAATTTAAGACAACCAAAGGAGAAATTTTGGTTAAGCTAACGCACGATAAAACTCCCGGAACGGTAGGAAATTTTGTTGCATTGGCGGAAGGAAAGCAAAAAAATAGTAGCAAACCTCTTGGAGAGCCTTATTACAATGGATTGAAATTTCATCGAGTAATTTCTGATTTTATGATTCAAGGAGGTTGCCCGTTAGGAACAGGAACGGGAAATCCTGGTTATCAGTTTGATGATGAGTTTGTTTCAGATTTGAAGCACAATAAACCAGGTATTTTATCTATGGCTAATGCAGGTCCTGGTACTAACGGAAGTCAATTCTTTATCACGCACGTTCCAACACCTTGGTTAGATGGGAAACATACCGTTTTCGGGGAAGTAGTTGAAGGGCAAAACGTAGTAGATAGCATCGCTCAAGGAGATAAAATTGAAGAAATTAGCATCTTCAGAGTAGGTGAGGAGGCTGAAAAATGGGACGCAGTACAAGCTTTTGAAAATTTTAATGCCGAAAAAGAAAAACGCGTAGCCGAGTCTCGCAAAAAAGCAGAGCAAGCATTAGCTTCTGAAACTGAGGGATTTGAAAAAACAGAAAGTGGGTTATTTTATAAGATAACCAGCAAAGGAAATGGAAAACAAGCTCAGGCAGGTGATGAGGTCGCAGTTCACTATACGGGAATGCTACTTGATAAAACGGTTTTTGATTCTTCTTATCGCCGAAACCAACCACTAAACTTTACTGTAGGCGTAGGGCAAGTAATTGAAGGTTGGGATGAAGGGATTTTGTTGCTTCGTGAAGGAGATAAAGCTCGTTTTGTAATTCCAGCCGATTTAGCTTACGGAAGCCGAGGTGCCGGAGGAATAATTCCGCCTAATGCTCCTCTTATTTTTGATGTTGAATTAGTTAAAGTCATTGACTAA
- a CDS encoding NADP-dependent isocitrate dehydrogenase yields MSKKATIIYTKTDEAPFLATHSLLPIIQRFTKSSGIDFQLKDISLAGRILANFPDFLKKEQQVEDALTELGKLATQPEANIIKLPNISASVPQLVAAIKELQSKGYDLPDYPEEPKTEAEKLIKARYDKVKGSAVNPVLREGNSDRRAPKAVKNYAKKHPHSMGAWSKDSQTQVATMSEGDFYHSEKSVTMEKPDNVKIELTTTSGEKIILKEKTVLQEGEIIDAAVMSKKALLEFLKQQVQLAKDKGVLFSLHMKATMMKVSDPIIFGHAVRTFFADVFEKHADTFKKIGIDANNGFGDVIAKIANLEASEKEKIEKDIETALENAPALAMVNSDKGITNLHVPSDVIIDASMPAMIRNSGKMWNAKGETQDTLAVIPDSSYAGVYKEVIKFCKENGAFDPTTMGTVPNVGLMAQKAEEYGSHDKTFEIPQNGVVNVIGEDGTVYLSQNVEVGDIWRMCQVKDAPVQDWVKLAVSRAKATKTPAIFWLDEKRAHDAELIKKVTKYLANHDTNGLEIKILSPEEATLFTLKRLVKGEDTISVTGNVLRDYLTDLFPILELGTSAKMLSIVPLMNGGGLFETGAGGSAPKHVEQFLGENYLRWDSLGEFLALEVSLEHLANTFNNPKALILANTLGEATEKVLENDKSPQRKLGQLDNRGSHFYLALYWAEALASQTKDTDLAKEFALVAKQLKDNEERIVSELAQVQGKNITINGYYFPDEEKTYAVMQPSNTFNKILFS; encoded by the coding sequence ATGTCCAAAAAAGCAACTATTATTTATACGAAAACGGATGAAGCTCCTTTTTTGGCAACGCACTCTTTGTTGCCTATCATTCAGCGATTTACAAAATCATCTGGAATTGATTTTCAATTGAAAGACATTTCATTAGCCGGTCGTATTTTGGCAAATTTTCCTGATTTTCTGAAAAAAGAACAACAGGTGGAAGATGCCTTAACCGAGTTGGGAAAATTGGCAACTCAACCCGAAGCCAATATCATCAAACTTCCTAATATTAGTGCTTCTGTTCCTCAATTAGTAGCAGCCATAAAAGAATTACAATCAAAAGGTTACGACCTCCCTGATTACCCCGAAGAACCTAAAACGGAAGCCGAAAAACTCATCAAGGCTCGTTACGACAAGGTCAAAGGAAGTGCCGTAAATCCTGTACTTCGTGAAGGAAATTCAGACCGAAGAGCTCCGAAAGCTGTAAAAAATTACGCTAAAAAACATCCTCACAGTATGGGAGCTTGGTCAAAAGATTCGCAAACGCAAGTCGCCACAATGTCGGAAGGTGATTTCTATCATAGTGAAAAATCCGTTACGATGGAAAAACCTGATAATGTTAAAATTGAACTAACAACAACTTCGGGCGAAAAAATTATTCTGAAAGAAAAAACGGTTCTGCAAGAAGGTGAAATCATCGATGCGGCAGTAATGAGTAAAAAAGCCTTACTTGAATTTCTAAAACAACAAGTGCAATTAGCTAAGGATAAGGGAGTTTTGTTTTCTCTTCATATGAAAGCCACAATGATGAAGGTTTCCGACCCTATCATTTTTGGGCACGCTGTACGCACTTTCTTTGCTGATGTTTTTGAAAAACACGCCGATACATTCAAAAAAATAGGAATTGATGCCAACAACGGATTCGGAGATGTCATTGCAAAAATCGCAAATTTGGAAGCTTCCGAAAAAGAAAAAATAGAAAAAGATATTGAAACAGCTTTGGAAAATGCCCCTGCTCTGGCAATGGTAAATTCTGACAAAGGAATCACTAACTTACACGTTCCTAGTGATGTAATAATCGATGCCTCAATGCCTGCAATGATTCGTAACTCAGGAAAAATGTGGAATGCAAAAGGAGAAACGCAAGATACTTTGGCTGTAATTCCGGATAGCAGCTATGCCGGTGTTTATAAGGAAGTTATCAAATTCTGTAAAGAAAACGGAGCTTTTGACCCTACCACAATGGGAACAGTTCCGAATGTTGGTTTGATGGCTCAAAAAGCGGAAGAGTATGGCTCGCACGACAAAACTTTTGAGATTCCTCAAAATGGTGTTGTAAATGTTATTGGCGAGGACGGAACTGTATATCTATCACAAAATGTGGAAGTTGGCGATATTTGGCGTATGTGTCAAGTAAAAGATGCTCCTGTTCAAGATTGGGTTAAATTGGCTGTTTCAAGAGCCAAAGCCACAAAAACGCCCGCTATTTTTTGGTTAGATGAAAAACGTGCTCACGATGCCGAACTTATCAAAAAAGTAACAAAATATTTGGCTAATCACGATACAAACGGATTGGAAATCAAGATACTTTCACCAGAGGAAGCAACGCTTTTCACTCTAAAACGTTTGGTAAAAGGAGAAGACACTATTTCGGTTACAGGAAATGTTTTGCGTGATTATCTAACGGATTTATTCCCTATTTTGGAACTCGGAACAAGTGCCAAAATGCTTTCTATCGTGCCACTTATGAACGGAGGCGGATTATTTGAAACAGGTGCTGGAGGTTCCGCTCCAAAACACGTAGAACAATTTTTGGGAGAAAATTATTTGCGTTGGGATTCGCTGGGGGAATTTCTGGCATTAGAAGTTTCGTTGGAACATTTGGCAAACACATTTAACAACCCGAAAGCTCTGATTTTAGCAAATACGTTGGGTGAAGCAACTGAAAAAGTTTTGGAAAATGACAAGTCTCCACAACGAAAATTGGGTCAGTTGGACAATCGCGGAAGTCATTTTTACTTAGCACTTTATTGGGCAGAAGCCTTAGCTTCACAAACGAAAGATACCGATTTGGCTAAAGAATTCGCACTAGTAGCTAAGCAACTGAAAGACAATGAAGAGCGTATCGTTTCAGAACTTGCCCAAGTTCAAGGAAAAAACATTACCATAAATGGTTATTACTTCCCTGATGAAGAAAAAACATACGCGGTGATGCAACCAAGTAATACTTTTAATAAAATTCTTTTTTCATAA